Sequence from the Clostridium saccharobutylicum DSM 13864 genome:
AATCAAATTTATTTTGCAAATAATAACCAAGAGTTGTTTTTCCCGAAGCACACATTCCATCAATAGCTATCATTATAGGTGTTTTTTTAGTTTTTAGCAGTTCATTTATTTTCTCCACCACTGGTTGAAATAGCTTCCTACATGATTCTTTCATTACTAATTTTTCTTCTATCATCTACTAACACTTCCCTATCTAATTTTTCTGCCAAAGTGTAAATTTATTAGAATCTAATACAAAAACACATTCTTCAATTGATACAGTTTGGCACTCAAATAACCACTAATCAAATTAAATATGATTAGTGGTTTTATTACTTGTTTATTTTCACGCGTCTTATTATTTTGAATGTGCCTAAATATATTTAATAATAAAATCTAGGAACTCTTTTTTCATCATCCATTCCTGGTATAACTGGTGGTATAAATTCATTTTTTAACCATTGTCTACTTGATTCAGTGGTAGTAAGCTCTGCAAGTTTTGTTACTCCAACATAAACATCCGATATCTTATACCATGTTGCATAGTCTACTACACCTGTTTGTGGAAGTGTGAATATTTGTTGAAATATTCTTACTGAATTCGCTGTCTTTTGTCCATATTTTCCATCCTCGGCAAGTTTCGGAATTAATGGATAATTCCTCGATATCCTGTTTAATTGACCTTGAATTGCTTTTACTGATGCACCAGATGATCCAATAGTTAACGGTTCTCCTGGATATGACATTGGTATTCCAGCAACTTTTTCAGCCGTAACTAATTCAATATTATATCCATAATAATGTGTTAATATATCATACGGTACGTAGCCTTGAGCACCTAATTGCTGACTTCCCCATTGACTTAACCATTCTGGACAAGTAACACTCTTTCCATCGCAGTATTGTGTAAAAAGCGGCTGCTTCTTTCCAATTCTTCTTACATATGTGGAAAAAATCTCATCTACAATTTGACTTATGTTATCGTATATATTTCTACCATAATTAAATGCCTGATCATAAGCTGTAGAGCTTGTAATATCAAAGTTCTTGCCTTTTCCTCTATACCATTCAGTAAAAATTCTGTTCAACGTAAAAGATACAATACAAAAAATATTTGCTCTTAATGCTGATCCTGTCCAAGTTGAATATATTTCACATGAAGCAACATTTTTAATATAGTCCTTAAACGGTACCTTATAATTTGGTGCCGATGGATCATTTGGACTTCCTTGATGAACAACAACAAATTCTGGTACTACAGGCTGAGCTAACACAACTCCTGAACTTGGTGGTGGTACTGGTTTATCTTCTTCTTCAGGTATCTTAGGAGGGAAATTTCCATTTAATGTATTAGGCTGTATGTCAATAAATGACTGCCTCATAGGCCCTCTTCCTAAATTAATCTCTAAATTACATATTTGAAATGCAACTCTGGTAGGAAATACTTGACATCCCCTTATTACTATTGGGTTAAATCCGCTTCTTTCAACGGTTATATCATATAAGCTATAAGGTATCTGATTACTATTTTCATTTAAAGAATATTCTAAAGGTGGCGCTGGTAATTCTATTATTTGAGTTAATCCTGATGAATTTGTGGTAAGTTCAATATCTCTAACATTTTCCGATGCTCCTTTTACTGTTATTTTAGCATTATCGATCGGAACATAATTATAACCTCTAAAGCATTGAACTTTTAGCGCACCAGTATTTCTAGTACTCCCTCCAACGCTTGTTATAACATTTCCAGAACTTGTTGTAACATTTTCAGCGTTTGTTGTACCGCTTCCCGCATTTGTTGTAACATTTCCACTACTTATATTATCCATAACATTCCTCTTTATATTTTTTCTTAGAATATTATATTTATTAGATAGACTATTTGATACTGATATATCTATACTCTTTAAAATCTCTAGTTAAAATAATTATTTTTATTTTTTTAACATTTCATTCAAATCCTTAATAATTACTATCTTCCCTCTCTCTAATTTTATATATCCCTTTTTTTCTATGCTTTTTAACTTTCTGCTTATAACTTCACGCACTGAGTCAACTTCAAAAGCCAACTCACTATGAGTTGCATAAATTATTTTGCTATTTTTATTAATTAGTAATTTAATTAGCCTTGATTCTAAAGATTCATGAATTATCTCTTCTTTATTTTCTATAACAAAGTTGAATTTTTTGTACAAATCTTTGTACATATATAATAAAAATTGAGTATCATTCATAAAATATTTTCTAACCACATCAGATGGTATTATACATACTTCTGAATCCTGAATTGCTTTACCGGTTACATTTAAAGATTTCAAATTTGATAAACAACTTAAAGCCTCATGACAAAACCCTCCTTCTTTTATATTATAAAGGTTAGTTTCTTCCCCCTCGTGATTTATCTTTTGTATTTTTATTGTTCCTCTTAATACAAACAAGACACCCTCACAAGTCCCATCTGTTGATCCTATATAATCCTCTGAATGTACAGTTTTAAAAATTGCTTGTGTACTTATTATATTATTATTATCTTTATCAATCTTCTTTAATACTGGATATGTTTTATATAAATCATCTATATATTTCAATCTATTATTTAATATTTTATCACTAGTCATATTTAATTTCCTCCCAGTACTATTATATATTAATTTTTTATATTAGTAACAACTTATGTTTATACTAAATACAATATTCTATCATAAACATAAAGTAATATAAAATCATATTAATTTAATATGTTAATAACAATACTTGAAAGAAAAATAATTATAATTTGCATAATTTAGTTAAATGTTACTTATTTTAATGTAATTTTAATATTTATATGCTCTAATTAATTTATAGTAAAAAACACATTATTAAAAGGAGAGATTAATTATGAAAGTTAAAACTCATGTAAAATTAGCAGAATTAGCTTTTATTAAAAATATAAATAATATTCCAAAAGGATTTTCTAAATCTATGTTTAATTTTGGTCTTGTAATGGTTGATCAAAGTTGGTTAGTAAAAACTCATCCCCATTACATGCAACACTCTTTAGAATATATAAAAGAAAAAATCAAACACCTTCTTTCAATAAAAAGATTCAATAGCTATCATTCTATACAACTTGGCGTAGTTGTGCATTATCTTTGCGATTTTTGTTGTTACTCTCATATAAATGGATGTATCGGCAACATTTCTTATCACTTAAAATATGAACGTGAAATACAAAAATATTTACTTAAAAACTTTGATACTTTGAAAAAATCAGAAAAAAATACTTCTGCTAATAATATGGATACTACAAATATGAAATCAGTAAGTTTTTCTTCTATAAAAAACTCAATAGATAATGTACTATCTAATTATATTAATGGTCAACATTCATATTTGTGGGATATAAAAAAATGTATTGAAATCAGTTCTATAGTATGTTCTGCTGTTTTTGCTCTTAATTTTGCGAGAAATTCTAAGCTACATATTGTTAGAATTCCTAACTTTATTGGCAAAATCAGATTAAATTCTTATAATAATAGAAGTGCTTTATTAAATAGAAGTGTGCTATCAAAATAAATTATAATCATATGAAAATAAAAGGTGAGAATACATAAAAAATTATATTTTGTATTCTCACTTAGTTTACAATTTTATTATTAATAAGTTGTTTTACTCTTAAGACATATTCAAATAAATAATAAGTCTAAAAATTACGATTTTAATTCGTTATATAAATCTTTTATTCCATTAAAATGATAAGTAGGTTTAAATTCTGTATCTATCAAATCTTTTTCACTTGCTTCTCCAGTAAACACAAGACAAGTATCAACATTAGCATTAATTCCACAAGCAATATCCGTATACAATCTATCTCCAATTACTAATGTTTGTTCTTTTTTTAGTTTAGTTTGCTTAAGACAAATATCTATTATATCCTTATTGGGTTTTCCTATAAAAAACGGAGTTTTTTTAACTGCATGCTGTAGCATTTCACATAATGCTCCACAATCTGGAACAACTCCAAACTTTACTGGACAGACTAAATCTGGATTTGTTGCAATATAATCTATTTTTTTAGTAATTAACAAATGACATATATTCTCTATCTTCTTATAATTCAATTCATTGTCGTATCCGACAACTGCGCAACATATACTTTCTTGTAATTCTTCTACAACATTTAATCCAAAACTTCTTAATTCCTCCACAAATGATGTAGTTCCAACCACAAAAATCTTCTTTTCATCATAATGTTTTTTTAAATATAAAGCTGTAGCATAGGAAGATGTAACAAAATTTGTTTTATCAACCTTAAGTCCTAACTTGCTAAATTTTGTTACATAATCTTCAATACTCTTAGTAGAATTATTGGTTATAAAAATATATTTTCCACCTATATTTATTACATAATTCATAAATTCTAAAGTTCCATCAATTATTTCATTTCCTAATGCTATTGTACCATCAATATCTAATAAAAAAAGTTTTTTATTCTTTAGCATATTATTCTCCGTATTAACATTTTATAAAAATATTATATTCCAAATTTACTATTACATTTTTTATTATAATAAAAATTTTATTTTTTATTCAAAAAATTATATTTAGGCACATAGAAAACTTTCATGTGCCTTATTAAAAATGAATCATTTCAAATCATCTTTTATGTAAAACTAATTATTTTAAACGCGTTGTAATAATATTAAACCGTTATCACAACGCATTATTTTAATATAAAATTCTTCACCTAATATTATTAAACATTTTACATACCTTGAAAAATAATCATCCCCTCTTCTTCTTTTACTATTCCCATACGTTCTAATTTATCTAATTCATTTTCTAAATTAAATTTTTTAATTTCTTTGTCATCAACGTGTGTTTTATTTTTTTGAAAATATCTTTTTAATTCATAATAACTTATTTCCTTAGCGTCTATTATAATATTAATTAAATTAGAAGAATAATTTGAAATTGTATCCATGAACAACACCTCTTAATTTTTATTATTTTTTTATTGTGATTAATAAATGTTATTTTCTATATATTAATGGTATGGTTAAAATTCAGATAATAGAACTTTATTTTTCTACAATAAAGCTAATCAAAAAAATAATAAATCTATCTACCAGCCTGCTTCCCATCATTCTGTGTCAGTAAACTGCCATAATATGCTCACTATGATGGCAGTTTACTTCATTGCCTGATAAAAAATAGTCATAGCAGTTTTGGATTTGTTACTTATTTTCATGTGCCTTATTGTTTCAAATTAGATTAATTAGGGAATAATTAATGCTATATAAGGTACATTCAAAAAATAATCATGACATTTAACTTGTTATTTTCTTTCATGTGCCTGACTTTCAACAATCTAATATATATCTTTTATCATGATAATTTGATATAATGATATGATGTTTCTAGTATTACATGTTTTGAGCATAATTTACTTTAGGCACGTGAAAATAGTTTATTTTTTACAAAGTCTTATTACTCTAAACTAAATGAATGAAATATTAAAATTATGAAAGAGGTGCTTAACCATAAATACAAATTATAAAACTCAAGAAAATAAATACAATACAAAAGGTAACCTTACCGAAATGACTGTTTTAAAGAAAGATGGAACTGAACTTATCTGCAAAATGGATACTTTTGATGCAGAAAGAGTTCAAAAAGCAGGAGTTTGGTTTGCAGAATGGCACAAAGATTTTAACAGCTATTTAGTACAAACATTAACTACTACTAATGTTAATGGGAAAATTAAAAATATTAAACAAAGCATTCAATCATTTATCTTAGATGTTAGTCCTAAAGCTCCAATAAAACATTTAAATGGGAATACTTTAGACAATAGAAAGCAAAATTTAGAGCTATACAATAGAACCTTAAAAAATGATTGTGAAAAAATAGATCATGAAACAATGGCTATAATTTTAAGAGATAAATTTGGAAATCCAAAAGAAAAAGCTCTAATCTCTATGGAAGATGTTAATAAAGTTATTAAAGACGGTTATAACTGGGTTACATATAAAAAAGATTCTGAATATATGGTTGTTGCTAATACTCCTGAAGGTAGAATCCGTTTAGATGAACTTATCATGAATCCTGATGAATCAATGAAAGTTCACCATATAAATTTAAATCCTTTAGATAATAGAAGAGGAAATTTAGAAATCAAGGAAATATAAAAAATAATATCTTGTAAAATTCACAAATCCTTACCAAAAGATCATACATATAAGAAATAACCTTATATGTATGATCTTTATTAATGTAAATCCTAAATGCAATTTTGAAATATTTATCTTCATACTAGCATACAAGCAGTTATTCTTTACTATTACTTATGCTTTTTTACATTTAATGTAATTATAGGTTTTTATTTTAAGTAAATAGGTGTAAACTATTAAGTAAGAGAATTTATATGACTGATATGAGGTGGTTAGTTTGACAATATTCAAAATAATTTTAGGAGATATAACGAAAATTAAATATGACGCAATAATAAATGCGGCAAATACATCATTACTAGGCGGAGGTGGTGTTGATGGTGCTATTCACAGAGCTTGTGGTGATAAATTATTAGAAGAATGTAGAGAATTAAACGGATGTTTAACTGGTAAAGCTAAAATAACAAAATCGTATGATTTAATGGAACAAGGTGTATATTGGGTAATACACACTGTAGGTCCTATTTATAGACATAATGGTAATGAAGAAAAATATTTAAGAAGTGCTTATCACTCCGCTCTTGATTTAGCAAGTACTTACGCCGACAACTACTCAAAGCAATGTAATGAAATTTTGAATAATAATCTTTATCGCTTTAGTAATAGTGGATTTATAGGTGCTAAAAAAAAGGAAATTTTAATCAGGGATTTTAATGAATACATTCAAGAACATCCAATTAAAACTATTGCATTTCCTTCTATAAGTACAGGGGCTTATTCTTACCCATTGGAAGAAGCAGCTTCCATAGCATTAGACGAAATGCTAACTTTTATCAAAAACTTTCCTGATGCTTTCGATGAAATTGCTATGGTATGTTTTGATGATAAAACTTACAATGTATATCAAACTGTATATAATGAAAACTTTTTAGAAAAATGATTTATACTGCACTTATCTTTAATTAATACTTTAAACTAACATAGTAAAAACATATTTAAATTTGAAAATAATAGAGCAGATATTCTAGCTCTAAGCTAAATATATCTGCTCTATTTATCTCATATATATTATAATCTTCAAATATTTTTTAATTATTAATACATATCTTTAAGGCACGTGAAAATAAATATTCTAAACTATAGCTTTTATGCAAAATATCTATCTAATAATCCCTTGAATGCTCTTCCATGTCTAGCTTCATCTTTGCACATTTCATGTACTGTATCATGAATTGCATCTAAATTTAACTTCTTAGCTAAAGTAGCTAAATCCTTTTTACCTTGGCAAGCACCATGTTCAGCATTTACTCTAGCTTCTAAATTAGCCTTTGTATCTGCAACTACTACTTCACCTAACATTTCAGCAAATTTTGCTGCATGTTCTGCTTCTTCAAATGCTATTCTTTTATAAGCTTCAGCAACTTCAGGATATCCTTCTCTATCTGCTTGTCTTGACATTGCTAAATACATACCAACTTCTGTACATTCTCCAGCAAAGTTTGCTTGTAATCCTTCAATTATTTCTTTATCTACACCATTAGCTACTCCAATTACATGTTCATCAGCAAAAGCTAAGTCTCCGCTTTGTTCTATAAACTTATCTGCGCCAACTCCACACACTGGACATTTTTCTGGAGCTGCTTCTCCTTCATAAATATAACCACACACTGTACAAACGAATTTTTTCATAATATTTTCCTCCTAAAACTTCTAAATTTATTTATTTTTATTTTTATTTATTTATCTATGTTAATTTCTTCCTTGCTACATTTATTATTATATAATAATTATTATCCGTTGTAAAGTGTTTTTTATATATTTTTCAAAAAATATACATCAGGAGTTTAAAACACATTAAAACCTATTACTGTATAATTGAATTAATTAATAAATCATATTGCAACATAGATGTAAATGAATGTTACGACATTTATATCTATATGAAGACACTGTTAATTTTATTAACTCTTCCATGATAAGATATCCAATTTAAGAATTAGACTTATTTGTGGTTAATATCCCTACTAGAAATCATATATATATTTATAAAGTAAGCATTTGAAATTGAACTGTTAAAGATTCTAAATGGCAGCTTGTTACATTTACTGCTTGTCAAAATGAATATTTGGAACATGCAGAAATGGGCAAAAGCTCCCATTTAGAATCTTCCAGCGAAAATTTCATAAGTCCGACGAAACAAATATATATATGATTTCGGTGAGTTACCACATAAGTATGATTTATAGTTTGCATATCTGTGGAACTGTTGAGATTATCTTATAAATATTAATATTCTCTGAAATTTTTATTATGTATATATAAACTTTATTGTTTTAATATTGAATTTTACTGTATAATGAGCTTATACTTAACATTAATAAGGAGTGTTTTAAATTGTTTGGATATGTTACTCCATTGAAAGGTGAAATGAAAGTAAAAGATTTTGCTAGATTTAAATGTTACTATTGTGGACTATGCTGCCATATAAAAAATGAATTTGGAAATATTCCAAGAGTATCTTTAAATTATGATATGACTTTTTTAGGTTTGTTATTAGATGCTTTAAATCCTGATGAGCTTACGGCAACCTCTCATAGATGTATACTTCATCCTACTGAAAAGAAAACTATAATTTATAATAATAAAGCTCTATCTTATGCTGCCTCTATAAACATATCCTTATTTTATTACAAATTAATCGATGATGTGAATGATGATAAAGACTTCAAAAGTAAACTTGGTATTGTATTTTTATCACCATATAAAAAAAAGTTTTCTAAATCGATATTAGATATTAATACTAGTATTAAGCACTACCTAAATGAACTTTATATTTTAGAAAATAATAAATCTTTTAATTCTATCGATGAAATATGTGATCCATTCAGTAAACTAGTAGGAACTATCTTTAAAGACTATCCTTATGAATTAAATGATGATTCTAATGATTTGCGAGATACATTATATTCATTAGGCTATTCTTTAGGAAAATGGATTTATTTAATTGATGCTTTAGATGATTTAAAATCTGATATTGAAAAAAATAAATTTAATCCGCTAAACTTTTTGTATAATAAAGAAAGCTTGCCATATGATAAATTTATACAATACATTAAACCTAAATTAGAGTTTACAATTTTAAATTGTGGATATAATTGTAAAGAAAATTTAAAAAAGCTAGATCTTAAAAGAAATAAAGATATTCTATATAATATAATTGAACTCGGCTTAATGGACAAATATGTTAAAATAATTGATAGTACTAAGGCACAATAGAAAAATAATAAGTTTATCTACCAGCCTATTTTTCATCATTCTGAGTAAGCAAAATGTCATCATAGGTCCACTATGATGACAATTTTGGACTTGTTATTTATTTTCATGTGCCTAAACATACTAATGAAACCTAAAAGGAGCGATTTATAATGAACCCATATGAAATACTAGGAGTAAAACCTGGTGCTAGCCAGGATGAAATCAAAAGTGCATACAGAAAACTGATTAAACAATATCATCCAGATAAATTTATAGATAATCCATTAAAGAATTTAGCTGAAGAAAAAATGATGCAAATCAATGAAGCATATGAAACTTTGACAAAGAATTCAGGTAACAATAATTATAGCAGTTCAAATAATTATACGGACTCATCATCATATAGTAATAATTCTTCAAACAACTCATATGAATTTCAAGAAATAAGAAGATTAGTTCAGTCTGGAAACTTTTCTGCTGCTGAAAATCGTTTAAATTCTATCAGTATAAGAAATGCAGAATGGCACTATTTATATGGTGCAGTAGTGCTTCAAAAAGGATGGTTTGATTCTGCTCTTGAGCACATGGAAAACGCTGTTAGAATGGATCCTAATAATTTTGAATATAGACAGGGATTAAATTCATTAAGACAAAGGAGCAATAGTTACTCTAATCAATATTATAGAACTACTAATAGAAACAGTACTGATGTTTGTCAATGCTGTATAGATCTTTGGTGCTTAGATTCATTATGTGAATGTATGGGTGGGGATTTAATTGGATGTTGCTAGAAGGAGGCACATACTATGAAATCAAAAAACATTGCACAAAGCGGAATACTAATAGCATTAAATCTTGTTATACTTTATTCCGCTTCAATTCTTCCTATTAGTACTTTATCTATACTAACTGTTGCTTCCTGTATAACTCCAATTTCAATCATTAGAACATCAATAAAGAATGCAATTTTAATTTACTTATCTTCAAGTATTTTAAGCTTTTTCTTAGTATCAATTAATATTGCTATTTATTATACATTATTCTTTGGAATATATGGGATAATTAAATATTTCATAGAAAGGTTTAGCAATTTGCTTATAGAATTAATATTAAAATTGCTTTCTTTCAATGTATTGTTAATGATATTTTATATAATAGCTAAAAGCTTTTTAAGTATCCCACATAAATTTCCATTGTGGTTACTATGGATATCCGCACAAATTATATTTTTAATTTACGATTATGCCCTAACTTTACTTATAAGCTTTATTATTGATAAATTTCACAAATATAATTTTTGAATAAAGTTATATGGATAAAGAACTTGGGATTTAGAATTGTGTGGTTAATAACCGAAATAAGAGGGAATTCTTTAGCTCGGTTGTTAGATAATTTAGCTGTGAATTTCTAACAGAGAAATTGGATACATGTTTGTGTACTAGGCCTTTGAAAATAAGCTGTTTAGGTTCTTAAGTTCAATTAACCAAATCTATTATTTGGTTAATTGAACTTACTCAGTGAACAAATGTGAGTCGAGTTTCCTTGGCAATATTGTTCCATTTACTGCTTGTCACAAAAGTGAGAATCGAAATTTTATATTTCGTTATTCGAACTTTATCTGTGAGCTTTTATACTGGGAGCATGCAGAAATGGGGCAACCTCACATTTAGAAATTTTCATAATCCTATTGAACAAATATGTATCTAATTTTGGCTGAGATTCACATAAGTTCTATTCTTATTGCCGAACCCTATAGATCTATTTTATATACTATATTTAGTAATTAAGTTTTTTAGAAATTCTACTGTTCTTATAGGAGCCTTTCCTACAGATGTTTCACCTGCCAAAAGAAATCCTGTTACTCCTGATTTTATAAAATTATATACACTTTCTACCTCTGAAATTGATGGCATTTTCCCATTTTTCATGCTGTTTAAAACATGTGTTGCTATTATAATATCCTTATCTTTTACTTCAACTACTTCACTTATTATTCTATCCTCATATATAGGTGTATCTTCTATTGATGTTTCTGGAATTAAATCTCCTCTTCCTATAACAATTCCATCTACTTCATTCAAAATTTTTTTCATATTATTTATTCCATTTACTGTTTCTATTTTAGCCCAGATCTTTGGACTAAACTTCTTATCAATATTTTTATCTAAAAATGATTTTATTTCTTCAATATCTTGTATATCCTCTACAAATGATTGGCAAATTATATCTACGTCATTCCTAATTCCCCACTCTATAGCTTTTTTATCCTTAGAACTTAAAGAAAGTATGCTTCTATCTAGTTCTTTTATATTACATCCCTTTCCTCTTCTAATTATTCCTCCTTTTATAGTACTAACTTTTATAAATTCATCTACTTTTCCAATTACATTAAATATCATTGTATTATCCTTAATTGTTATTTGTTTATAATCTTTTTCATTTAGCATTTTATTTTTTATATTTAAAGGTATTATCTTCATCTTCATTCTATTAATTTTATTTCTTATTTCCTCGTATTTATCTTCTCCGCAAAAATAAATTTCTTCATTATCATAAATTTTATATATATATTCAAATTTGTTTGACACTCTAACCTTTGTTCCTGAAAGATCAAGTATTATATCTATATTGCTGCTTATTTCCTTAGCCATTTTCAAGAACTCATCAAAATCATTTTCACTTCCATGAGCAAAATTAAATCTTAATGCATTAACACCATTATCTATTATGCCTTTTAATGAATTTCTGTCTTTTACATTTGGCCCTACTGTTCCTATTATATACATGTTTTCCTCCAAATTATCACTATGTTTATTAATATTAAAAATCTTCATTAATTATCACTTTTTAATCACTATTGCAAATTAAATAAAATGATAAAAGTTCTAAAAAATCTTGTTATGAATAAATTTATATAGTATAAAAATTATTTCAGGAGGTATTGATTTGAAAAATTTAAGATATATTTCCATTTTATTGCTTTTGCTTTTTTCTTTAAGCGGATGTAATATTCAAGACCCGAAATACATAAGTTTTTCTACAAAACCTAATAATCATTATTATACTGATGAACTTCGGAATAAGATTTTAAGTAATGAAAAATTTACGCTTTATGTATTTGATACAAATCTCTATAAAGAAATTGAAGTACCAAGCGAAGAAAACTCTATTTTTGAAAACTTCACTAATACATTAACTAATGATAATTATATAGATGATAAAGTTGATGCTAAAGAACCTTTTAGATTAAAGGTAGTATTCAAAGATGACAAATATCTTATTAAAGTATTTAACGACTCTGTTGTATCTATATGTCCATGGGATGGTAATTACAAAGAAGATATCGTTTCTATAAAAAATTTACCTTTAAGATACAATCTATATGATTTCTGTAAACACATTCAAAATGAGCCATCATCTAATTAACCAGTTTATACATTATTATTTTAAAATTTTACTTTTAACTCGATTCAATAATCTTAATAACTATTACTATTTCTATACTTTAAGTAAACATAACATTTAAAAAAATCTGTCTCAAAATAAATTTTATATGCAATCTGTTAATGGTTTAAAATATAAACTATTCATCAGCATATTACGATAATTTTATATTTTGAGATACTCTTTTTTTATTTTTATAACTAAATAAATTACCATTCGAAATAAACTAACCGCTTTCAGTTGGAATTAGTTCACCTTCCAAAATTATTAATAGAATTTATTATTTACAATTTTACTCCATAAACATGTATCTATAAACAAAAAACACCTAAGTTTCAGACAACTAAAACTTAGGTGTTTATATAAATTTTATCATACATAACATTTAAATCGGAATATTATTAAATTATATTTG
This genomic interval carries:
- a CDS encoding peptidoglycan-binding domain-containing protein, coding for MDNISSGNVTTNAGSGTTNAENVTTSSGNVITSVGGSTRNTGALKVQCFRGYNYVPIDNAKITVKGASENVRDIELTTNSSGLTQIIELPAPPLEYSLNENSNQIPYSLYDITVERSGFNPIVIRGCQVFPTRVAFQICNLEINLGRGPMRQSFIDIQPNTLNGNFPPKIPEEEDKPVPPPSSGVVLAQPVVPEFVVVHQGSPNDPSAPNYKVPFKDYIKNVASCEIYSTWTGSALRANIFCIVSFTLNRIFTEWYRGKGKNFDITSSTAYDQAFNYGRNIYDNISQIVDEIFSTYVRRIGKKQPLFTQYCDGKSVTCPEWLSQWGSQQLGAQGYVPYDILTHYYGYNIELVTAEKVAGIPMSYPGEPLTIGSSGASVKAIQGQLNRISRNYPLIPKLAEDGKYGQKTANSVRIFQQIFTLPQTGVVDYATWYKISDVYVGVTKLAELTTTESSRQWLKNEFIPPVIPGMDDEKRVPRFYY
- a CDS encoding Crp/Fnr family transcriptional regulator, which encodes MTSDKILNNRLKYIDDLYKTYPVLKKIDKDNNNIISTQAIFKTVHSEDYIGSTDGTCEGVLFVLRGTIKIQKINHEGEETNLYNIKEGGFCHEALSCLSNLKSLNVTGKAIQDSEVCIIPSDVVRKYFMNDTQFLLYMYKDLYKKFNFVIENKEEIIHESLESRLIKLLINKNSKIIYATHSELAFEVDSVREVISRKLKSIEKKGYIKLERGKIVIIKDLNEMLKK
- a CDS encoding zinc dependent phospholipase C family protein codes for the protein MKVKTHVKLAELAFIKNINNIPKGFSKSMFNFGLVMVDQSWLVKTHPHYMQHSLEYIKEKIKHLLSIKRFNSYHSIQLGVVVHYLCDFCCYSHINGCIGNISYHLKYEREIQKYLLKNFDTLKKSEKNTSANNMDTTNMKSVSFSSIKNSIDNVLSNYINGQHSYLWDIKKCIEISSIVCSAVFALNFARNSKLHIVRIPNFIGKIRLNSYNNRSALLNRSVLSK
- a CDS encoding HAD-IIA family hydrolase, which gives rise to MLKNKKLFLLDIDGTIALGNEIIDGTLEFMNYVINIGGKYIFITNNSTKSIEDYVTKFSKLGLKVDKTNFVTSSYATALYLKKHYDEKKIFVVGTTSFVEELRSFGLNVVEELQESICCAVVGYDNELNYKKIENICHLLITKKIDYIATNPDLVCPVKFGVVPDCGALCEMLQHAVKKTPFFIGKPNKDIIDICLKQTKLKKEQTLVIGDRLYTDIACGINANVDTCLVFTGEASEKDLIDTEFKPTYHFNGIKDLYNELKS
- a CDS encoding macro domain-containing protein, producing the protein MTIFKIILGDITKIKYDAIINAANTSLLGGGGVDGAIHRACGDKLLEECRELNGCLTGKAKITKSYDLMEQGVYWVIHTVGPIYRHNGNEEKYLRSAYHSALDLASTYADNYSKQCNEILNNNLYRFSNSGFIGAKKKEILIRDFNEYIQEHPIKTIAFPSISTGAYSYPLEEAASIALDEMLTFIKNFPDAFDEIAMVCFDDKTYNVYQTVYNENFLEK
- a CDS encoding NADH peroxidase; amino-acid sequence: MKKFVCTVCGYIYEGEAAPEKCPVCGVGADKFIEQSGDLAFADEHVIGVANGVDKEIIEGLQANFAGECTEVGMYLAMSRQADREGYPEVAEAYKRIAFEEAEHAAKFAEMLGEVVVADTKANLEARVNAEHGACQGKKDLATLAKKLNLDAIHDTVHEMCKDEARHGRAFKGLLDRYFA
- a CDS encoding DUF5685 family protein, encoding MFGYVTPLKGEMKVKDFARFKCYYCGLCCHIKNEFGNIPRVSLNYDMTFLGLLLDALNPDELTATSHRCILHPTEKKTIIYNNKALSYAASINISLFYYKLIDDVNDDKDFKSKLGIVFLSPYKKKFSKSILDINTSIKHYLNELYILENNKSFNSIDEICDPFSKLVGTIFKDYPYELNDDSNDLRDTLYSLGYSLGKWIYLIDALDDLKSDIEKNKFNPLNFLYNKESLPYDKFIQYIKPKLEFTILNCGYNCKENLKKLDLKRNKDILYNIIELGLMDKYVKIIDSTKAQ
- a CDS encoding J domain-containing protein; the protein is MNPYEILGVKPGASQDEIKSAYRKLIKQYHPDKFIDNPLKNLAEEKMMQINEAYETLTKNSGNNNYSSSNNYTDSSSYSNNSSNNSYEFQEIRRLVQSGNFSAAENRLNSISIRNAEWHYLYGAVVLQKGWFDSALEHMENAVRMDPNNFEYRQGLNSLRQRSNSYSNQYYRTTNRNSTDVCQCCIDLWCLDSLCECMGGDLIGCC